A window of Acidimicrobiia bacterium genomic DNA:
GCTGTGCCTGCGAAGGACCTGAGCCCGCCACCGCCAGCACATCCGCCAACCGGGGGACGAAAGGAAAGCACCGTGCACCGGACCCGTCTCCTGTTCTCGATCGTCGCCGCGGCCGCGCTGGCAATCCTCGGCACCGTCGTCGTCCTCACGACGTCGCCGGGATCGTCCGGAACCGTCACCACGCGCCGCGCGGCGCCGCCCGTCACCACGACGGCACCGCCGGCGACGACCACCATCCCGCCGACCACGACCGCGCCCCCACCGCCGCCACCCCCGCCGGTGACGAGCCCGCCCGTCGTCGCCGCGCCGCGCCCGGTGGCACCGCCGCCCGTGGCCGCGCCGCGACCGCCGATGAACTCGGCCGGCTCCGGGATCCCCCAGAACAACGGTGGGGATCACGACGCCGACAACAACGGGGGCCCGAGCGACGGGGACGGCAACGTCTGACGCCCCGGCGGCGGCGGCGCCCGACTACGGCAGGTTGGGCGGCGTCGGGAGGCGCTCGATCTGCTCCCGGACGAAGGCGTCGAGGTCCTGGCCCCGGCGGGCGACACGCTCGAGGATCGGCTCCGGATGGGTGAGCACGAGAAAGCGCTCGTGCTCGATCGCGTCGCAGACGAGCCGGCCGGGGACCGCGGGCGTGACCGGCTCGTCGAGAGGCATGGGCTGCATCCACGCCGAGACGTCGTCGACGCCGCCGACCCGTGCCGTCTCCGCCATGTTCGAGGCCACGAGGCCCGGGCACAGCACCGAGACGCCGACGCCGAGCGGGCGCAGGTACAGGGCGAGCGCCTCGGTCAGCCCGACGACCCCGAACTTGGCCGTGATGTACGGGATCGTGTCCCAGGCGTACGCGTAGAGCCCGGCCACGGACGCCGTGTTGACGACCCAGCCCCGGCCCTGGTGGCGGAGGTGGGGCACGAAGGCCCGGACCCCGCGGATGACCCCGTAGAGGTTGATCTGCAGGATCCAGTTCCACTCCTCCATCGAGAGCGTGTCGGGCGGGCCGAGCAGCGCCACGCCGGCGTTGTTCATGACCACGTCCACCCGCCCGAAGGTGTCGAGGACCCGTGCCTCCAGCCGCTCGACGTCGGCGTCGCTCGACACGTCGCAGTGCACCGGCAGCGCGGCCGCGCCGAGCTCCTCGAGCGCGCCCGCGGTCTCGCCGAGGCGATCGTCGTTGACGTCCGCCAGTGCGACGCCCCGGGCGCCGCGACGGGCGAGCTCGAGGGCCGTCGCCCGGCCGATGCCGCTCGCGCCGCCGGTGACGACGGCGACGGTCCCGCCGAGCTCCATCAGTCGCCTTCCGTCACCAGCCGTCGGGCCGGATCCCCGCGGAAGCCCGGCTCGGCGAACGCGGCGAAGTCGGCGCCCTTGCGCAGGGACTGGCCGCCGTCGACGCTGATGCACTGCCCGGTGATCCAGCTCGACTCGGGTCCGATGAGGAAGCGGACGAGCGCGCCGACGTCGTCGACCGTGCCGACCCGGTGGAGCGGGATGTTCTCGAGGTAGCTGTCGAGCACGGGACCGCCGGCGGTGATCGGCGCCATGAGCTCGTTGTCGATGATCCCCGGGCGAACGGAGTTCACCCGCACGCGACCCGGCCCGAGCTCGTCGGCGGCGACGCGCACGATCATGTCGAGACCGGCCTTCGCGGCCCCGTAGGCGCCGAGGAAGCGGAAGGTGTCGAGCCCGGCGTGGGACGAGACGCCGACGAAGGAGCCGGCGCCGCTGTCGGCCAGGAGCGGCGCCGAGTGCTTGAGGGTCAGGAAGGTGCCGATCACGTTGAGGTCGATGGTGGCTCGAACCGCGCCGACGTCGGCGAGCACGAGCGGACCCATGTGGAGGGAGCCGCCGGCGGCCGCGACGACGCCGTGCAGCCGCCCGGTCGGCCGCGCCGCCTTCGCCACCGCCGCCCGGACGTCGTCCTCGTCGGTCACGTCGGCCGCGATCGTGTGGACCGCGGCCCCCGGCGCGGCCACGGCGCGCAGCCGCTCCGCCGCGGCGTCCAGCTTCTCGGCGGTCCGGCCGCAGATCGTCACCGACGCCCCGTCACGGGCCAGCGCCGCGGCGCAGCCCTCCCCGATGCCGCTGCCGCCGCCAGTCACCAGCGCCCCGTATCCGTCGAGCGCGCCCATCGAAAGGTCCTTCCCGCGGCGAGCCGTGCGAGCGCATAGGTTCTCACCCGTGCCCGTGCGCTCGCATCCGCCGACGGCGTCCGGGGCCCGGCGATGAGGCTCGGCCTCCAGCTCGGCTACTGGGGCGCGCAGCCGCCGGCCGCCGCCCAGGACCTCGTCGTCGAGGCGGAGCAGCTCGGCTACGACTCGGTGTGGACGGCCGAGTCGTGGGGCTCGGACGCGCTGACGCCCCTGGCGTGGTGGGGGTCGCGGACGTCGCGGATCCGCCTCGGCACCGACCTCATCCAGCTCTCGGCCCGGCAGCCCACGGCGACGGCGATGGCCGCCCTCACCCTGGACCACCTCTCCGGCGGGCGCTTCGTGCTGGGGCTCGGCGTGTCGGGGCCGCAGGTCGTCGAGGGCTGGTACGGGATGCCGTTCCCGAAGCCGCTGGCCCGAACCCGTGAGTACGTCTCGATCATC
This region includes:
- a CDS encoding SDR family oxidoreductase; its protein translation is MELGGTVAVVTGGASGIGRATALELARRGARGVALADVNDDRLGETAGALEELGAAALPVHCDVSSDADVERLEARVLDTFGRVDVVMNNAGVALLGPPDTLSMEEWNWILQINLYGVIRGVRAFVPHLRHQGRGWVVNTASVAGLYAYAWDTIPYITAKFGVVGLTEALALYLRPLGVGVSVLCPGLVASNMAETARVGGVDDVSAWMQPMPLDEPVTPAVPGRLVCDAIEHERFLVLTHPEPILERVARRGQDLDAFVREQIERLPTPPNLP
- a CDS encoding SDR family oxidoreductase — protein: MGALDGYGALVTGGGSGIGEGCAAALARDGASVTICGRTAEKLDAAAERLRAVAAPGAAVHTIAADVTDEDDVRAAVAKAARPTGRLHGVVAAAGGSLHMGPLVLADVGAVRATIDLNVIGTFLTLKHSAPLLADSGAGSFVGVSSHAGLDTFRFLGAYGAAKAGLDMIVRVAADELGPGRVRVNSVRPGIIDNELMAPITAGGPVLDSYLENIPLHRVGTVDDVGALVRFLIGPESSWITGQCISVDGGQSLRKGADFAAFAEPGFRGDPARRLVTEGD